Genomic DNA from Bacterioplanes sanyensis:
CGAGTGATCCATGTTCGAGTGATCCATGTTCGAGTGATCCATGCCCGAGTGATCCATGCCCGAGTGATCCATATTCGAATGATCCATGTTCGAATGATCCATGTTCGAATGATCCATGTTCGAATGATCCATGTTCGAATGATCCATGTTCGAGAGATCCATGCCCGAATGATCCATGCCCGAATGATCCATATTCGAATGATCCATATTCGAGTGATCCATGTTCGAGTGATCCATATTCGAGTGATCCATATTCGAGTGATCCATATTCGAGTGATCCATATTCGAGTGATCCATATTCGAGTGATCCATATTCGAGTGATCCATATTCGAGTGATTCATGCCTGAGTGATCCGGCTTGGCGTAGCGCAATAAATCCGAATCAATCATGGACTCTGAATCAATCAGGAACTGCGCCGAGGTGACCACCACATCGTTTGCACTGAGGCCTTGCAGCACCTCCACGGCCTTATGGCTGCGCCGGCCAGCCACTACAGCCACCGATTTAAAGGTATCGTCAGCCAGCCTCACCACAGCACGCGCTTGCATCCCGTCGTCAATCAATGCCTGGGCCGGAATCTGCAACACTGGCTCACTCTCAGAAACCCAGCGTGCCTCAACCCAATCACCGGGCATCAAACCATGCTCGCCAGCAATACTGGCTTGAATGCGTTGCCGTCCCTGCTGGTTGGCCAGCGGCGCAAGGGAGTGCAGCTCGGTAGTTTGCCAATCCCCCGATGCGCTGCGTACCTGCAACTCGGCTTGGCTCAAGTCCGCTGCCAACGCTTGGCCAGCCACCTGCACCTGCAGCCACACCCGGCTCGGGTCGGTAATACGCAGTAAGGTCTGGCCCGGGCGAATTTGCTGCCCTAACGCCAGCGGCATATCCAACAGCAAACCCGCTTGCGGCGCGGTAATGGCGACTTGCTGCTGAATCTTGCCCGCACGGCGTACGTTTTGAATCCATTCGCTGCTCATGCCCAACGCCCGCAGGCGTTCCCGCGCGCCTTTCAGCATGGCTCCGCGCGCACTCAACAGCTCCTGCTGGGCGGTCACCAACTCAGGGCTATAAATGCTCAGCAGTGGCTGACCTTCGCTAACGCCTTCGCCTGCAGCATTGACCGATAGCGACTCGACCCAACCAGAAAAGCGCACTTGCACCGCTTGGGTGGCTTGCGGATGAGGCAATACTTCCGCCGCGAATAAGCGCTCGTCGCGCCAAGGTGCGCGTTTAACTGGCTGCTGCGTCAGTGCCAACTGATTGGCCAGCTGAGCAGAAATATTTACGCTACCAGCAGAGTTAGAGGCCGCATCATCTGGGTACACAGGAACCAACTCCATGCCCATCGGCGATAAGCCCGGCTGATCACGGCGGAAGTTTGGATCCATGGGGGCCACCCAATACAAAGGCTGCGGCTCCGATGGTGCACTGTCGGATTGGGTCGCAGTTGGAGTTACGAGTTGTGGATAAAAGCG
This window encodes:
- a CDS encoding efflux RND transporter periplasmic adaptor subunit, encoding MKKRTLVRTTLAMAAGAALAMTVQRFYPQLVTPTATQSDSAPSEPQPLYWVAPMDPNFRRDQPGLSPMGMELVPVYPDDAASNSAGSVNISAQLANQLALTQQPVKRAPWRDERLFAAEVLPHPQATQAVQVRFSGWVESLSVNAAGEGVSEGQPLLSIYSPELVTAQQELLSARGAMLKGARERLRALGMSSEWIQNVRRAGKIQQQVAITAPQAGLLLDMPLALGQQIRPGQTLLRITDPSRVWLQVQVAGQALAADLSQAELQVRSASGDWQTTELHSLAPLANQQGRQRIQASIAGEHGLMPGDWVEARWVSESEPVLQIPAQALIDDGMQARAVVRLADDTFKSVAVVAGRRSHKAVEVLQGLSANDVVVTSAQFLIDSESMIDSDLLRYAKPDHSGMNHSNMDHSNMDHSNMDHSNMDHSNMDHSNMDHSNMDHSNMDHSNMDHSNMDHSGMDHSGMDLSNMDHSNMDHSNMDHSNMDHSNMDHSNMDHSGMDHSGMDHSNMDHSNMDHSNMDHSNMDHSNMDHSNMDHSNMNHAAQPAKDQGAKHDSAHH